The following are encoded together in the Brassica napus cultivar Da-Ae chromosome A9, Da-Ae, whole genome shotgun sequence genome:
- the LOC106436316 gene encoding cysteine-rich receptor-like protein kinase 41: protein MVMTCSSSRPQHLLFFSFLFFFIPFLSLAQPITVNIDSSIWNFPSNTTCLCPQQSNFSRSLFSNNLNRLVSLIPSRHSNTYNFYNFLVGDQERVEAIGLCNRVLTRVDCLNCISQAAVNLTTTYCPAHREAYVRATKCMFRYSDKPILGKLETSPVLEAAKPNDAAGDKDEFIRLQSELLNRLRQEAAAGGVKRKYAQGSGTGPKPNTTFFAAVQCTPDLSEKDCNNCLNYGFGNATKGRLGLRWFCPSCSFQIETNLRFFLIESEYESDLPRNPRPEQKNKVLYI, encoded by the exons ATGGTTATGACATGTTCTTCTTCTCGACCACAACACTTGTTGTTCTTCTCGTTCTTGTTCTTTTTCATCCCTTTTCTCAGCTTAGCACAACCAATCACCGTCAACATAGACAGTTCTATATGGAACTTCCCTTCAAACACAACATGTTTATGCCCCCAACAAAGCAACTTCTCCCGATCATTATTCTCCAACAACCTTAACCGTCTTGTCTCTTTAATCCCTTCTCGCCATTCCAACACCTACAACTTCTACAACTTTTTGGTCGGTGATCAAGAACGAGTAGAAGCCATTGGACTCTGCAACAGAGTACTCACACGAGTAGATTGTCTCAATTGTATCTCCCAAGCTGCAGTAAACCTAACCACAACTTACTGTCCAGCTCATAGAGAAGCTTACGTGCGAGCCACGAAATGTATGTTTCGTTACTCAGACAAACCCATTCTAGGGAAACTCGAAACGAGTCCAGTCTTGGAGGCAGCAAAGCCTAATGATGCAGCGGGAGATAAAGACGAGTTTATTCGTTTGCAAAGCGAGTTACTTAACCGACTCAGACAAGAAGCTGCAGCAGGTGGAGTTAAGAGGAAGTATGCTCAAGGAAGCGGTACTGGTCCGAAACCTAACACGACATTCTTTGCTGCCGTCCAATGCACGCCAGATTTGTCTGAGAAAGATTGCAACAACTGTCTCAACTATGGTTTTGGAAACGCGACCAAAGGGAGATTAGGGCTCAGATGGTTTTGTCCTAGCTGTAGCTTTCAGATAGAGACTAACTTGAGATTCTTCCTTATCGAGAGCGAGTATGAGTCTGATCTACCAAGAAATCCAAGACCAGAACaga AAAACAAAGTACTCTATATATAA